A stretch of Calditrichota bacterium DNA encodes these proteins:
- a CDS encoding HlyD family efflux transporter periplasmic adaptor subunit has protein sequence MKNLTYIFLLFIFACNEGQDEITVYNGRIESETVRISAKTVGDIDSVLVDEGESVKKGQLLAVINTDKTKLRKKIQQAQLNEISANHASIQAQLKQLEAQLALGNLNLGKIENMLSKGAATQSQKDDIQTQVDVLMAKQTALKTQFNVIASKKEQLNATIDLTNLSIQDARIYAPINGVILSRFHTEGEGTAPGVPLFEMADLQKMTASIYVPLEELPDIQLSQSADIFISGKENSIKGSVSWIASESEFTPKTILTKETRNTLVYAVEISIENPDGLLKIGMPVDVSFAD, from the coding sequence ATGAAAAACTTAACATATATTTTTTTACTATTCATATTTGCCTGCAATGAAGGACAGGATGAAATAACTGTTTATAATGGAAGAATAGAATCTGAAACAGTTCGCATTAGCGCAAAAACTGTTGGAGACATCGATTCTGTTTTGGTTGATGAGGGCGAATCTGTTAAAAAAGGGCAGCTTCTGGCAGTAATAAACACCGACAAAACAAAACTCCGGAAAAAAATCCAACAAGCCCAATTGAACGAAATTTCTGCAAATCATGCATCCATACAAGCACAACTTAAACAACTGGAAGCACAACTTGCCCTTGGTAATTTGAATCTGGGTAAGATTGAAAATATGCTTTCTAAGGGCGCAGCTACTCAATCCCAGAAAGATGACATCCAAACGCAGGTTGATGTTTTAATGGCAAAACAAACGGCATTAAAAACACAGTTTAATGTAATCGCCAGCAAAAAAGAGCAATTAAATGCAACAATCGATCTTACAAACTTATCTATTCAGGATGCGCGGATATATGCTCCAATTAATGGGGTCATTCTTTCCCGGTTTCATACTGAAGGCGAAGGTACCGCACCCGGCGTACCGCTTTTTGAAATGGCAGATTTGCAAAAAATGACCGCATCCATCTATGTTCCGCTGGAAGAGTTACCAGATATTCAGTTAAGTCAATCCGCAGATATTTTTATTAGCGGTAAAGAAAACTCTATCAAGGGATCGGTTTCGTGGATTGCATCAGAATCGGAATTTACCCCAAAAACAATCCTTACAAAAGAAACACGCAATACGCTGGTTTACGCAGTGGAAATTTCGATTGAAAATCCGGATGGTCTTTTAAAAATTGGAATGCCAGTCGATGTATCTTTTGCGGATTGA
- a CDS encoding TolC family protein: MKLYITLIYVLLNSFLFAQSLQEAVAEALENNDLVNAGRQAVVEAQYLERSTFAGTLPTLDFTGSARYVTHVPEIDFPALPGLSGQSITLGSKDTYEVGIGLNYTLFSGFAQTASEQLASEKIILARLSLLANQKEIALKTVQLYRGVQLLDIADLILDAGHKRLNLQFDRLKIAVQNGYSLAVDTLSLKLSVLKIEQRKSDIAVRRANLVELLQIATGKNFQVLPFEANLGKALDSPFNPDKNEQIRKIDSKEKQLDIKNDIIKSSYYPKIGLQAFYKYGKPGLDFIKDEWMDYGVLAVGLQWNLWSWSTHRNQLEANNAKMLQVGFEKNSLKEQVKTSYEKSIRNYEHAQKSLAVFQMGNKLARQKMKIIETQYQEGSVSTTDYNLANQELIETELDLKKQMIEISLKISEIDFYSGKPVSEWRLN; this comes from the coding sequence ATGAAACTGTACATTACCCTGATTTATGTTTTATTAAACTCATTCCTGTTTGCCCAATCCTTACAGGAAGCAGTAGCCGAGGCTTTAGAAAATAATGATCTTGTGAATGCAGGCAGGCAAGCTGTTGTGGAGGCCCAATATCTGGAACGCTCTACTTTTGCCGGGACTCTTCCAACGCTCGATTTTACAGGATCTGCACGATATGTAACGCATGTTCCGGAAATCGACTTTCCTGCTTTACCCGGATTATCTGGCCAAAGTATTACCCTCGGCTCTAAAGATACCTACGAGGTGGGCATCGGATTAAACTATACTCTTTTTAGTGGATTTGCTCAAACGGCTAGTGAACAACTTGCCTCAGAGAAAATAATCCTGGCCCGCTTAAGTTTACTAGCTAATCAAAAGGAAATTGCACTGAAAACAGTTCAATTGTATCGCGGCGTTCAATTGCTTGATATTGCTGATCTCATTTTAGATGCCGGCCATAAAAGGCTAAACTTACAATTTGATCGATTAAAAATTGCTGTTCAAAATGGGTATTCTCTGGCCGTAGATACGCTCTCTTTGAAACTTTCTGTTTTAAAAATTGAGCAGCGAAAATCTGACATTGCCGTTCGCCGCGCAAATCTGGTAGAATTGCTGCAAATTGCAACGGGAAAGAATTTTCAGGTATTGCCATTTGAAGCAAATTTAGGAAAAGCATTAGACAGTCCATTTAATCCGGATAAGAACGAGCAAATCAGGAAAATTGACTCTAAAGAAAAACAATTGGACATAAAAAACGACATAATTAAATCATCATATTACCCCAAAATTGGATTACAGGCTTTTTATAAATACGGCAAACCCGGTCTGGATTTTATTAAAGATGAATGGATGGATTATGGTGTGTTGGCGGTTGGTTTGCAATGGAACTTGTGGAGTTGGAGTACACACAGAAATCAGCTTGAGGCCAATAATGCAAAAATGTTGCAGGTTGGTTTTGAAAAAAACAGCCTTAAAGAACAAGTTAAAACCAGCTACGAAAAGTCAATCCGAAATTATGAGCATGCGCAGAAATCTTTAGCAGTATTCCAAATGGGAAATAAGCTTGCCCGTCAAAAAATGAAAATTATTGAAACGCAATATCAGGAAGGAAGTGTTTCTACAACGGATTACAATTTGGCCAACCAGGAGTTGATTGAAACAGAACTGGATTTAAAAAAGCAGATGATAGAGATAAGTTTAAAAATTTCAGAGATTGATTTTTACAGTGGTAAGCCGGTTAGTGAATGGAGATTAAACTGA
- a CDS encoding efflux RND transporter permease subunit produces MNRAIEWFAKNSVTANLLMIGILALGLLSVFTIKMEVFPEASLDFVSISVVYRGAAPEEVEEGVCVRIEEAIQDLDGIKEITSRAQENVGSVTVEVKTGYDVSKMMEDIKSRVDGIDTFPVETEKPVVSEIVRRTQVINIAISGETDKKSLKKLAEDIREDLLVMPEITQVSITNTQPYEISIEVSEDALRSYGLTFDEVARAVKMSSLDLPGGSVKTSAGEILLRTKGQAYVGEQFEEIVLRSFPDGTRLYLKDVANIDDGFADTDQNARFDGKPAAMVQIFRVGDESALDIAEVVNEYVEAKQKKLPAGLNLTTWQDDTRILKSRIDLLYRNGRMGIFLVFIALALFLKLRLAGWVSVGLLISFLGALWVIPHYDVSINLISLFAFILVLGVVVDDAIIVGENIYTMIEKGKPPLEAAIEGAKQVAVPVTFAVFTTFAAFAPLLMVEGMFGKFMRAVPVIVIATLAFSLIESLLILPAHLAHSKINPEKTSEGWWQKIQARFSNKLKWFIETKYKPSLEFALRWRYATMAGGLAMLFISFGLAKGGWLSFTFFPQVEADNVVALLTMPQGTPVEKTAEAMDQIEKAALQLDKEYQDEGNDGVFRHVLTSIGEQPFKIRQSRGEVNGGAGLTGAHLGEINIELQPSEERTITSEEIAKRWRELVGSIPDAVELTFTSSLFSTGDAINIEFSGNDYDALNAVSAEMKKQLTTYPGVFDISDSYRAGKQEIKLQITPQAQALGLTLSDLGRQVRQAFYGDEAQRIQRGRDDIRVMVRYPASKRRSLADLENLRIRTPKGGEVPFSVAAEVEFSRGFAAISRRDRRRTLSVTADVDDKQTTPDEVLNSLKAAYLPELMEKYPGIKYSLEGEQRTQKETMQGLMKGFAVAMLVIFILLAIPFKSYIQPFIVMSAIPFGIIGALIGHLILGFGLTILSMFGIVALTGVVVNDSLVMVDFINRSRASGLRISDAIREAGIARFRPILLTSVTTFLGLLPLLFETSVQAQFLIPMAISLGFGVLFATFITLILVPVIYRSQEDVKVGIKRLLGKKVEPERVLT; encoded by the coding sequence ATGAACCGTGCAATAGAATGGTTCGCTAAAAATTCAGTAACAGCCAATTTATTAATGATCGGGATTTTGGCTCTGGGGCTATTATCTGTTTTTACAATAAAAATGGAAGTATTTCCAGAGGCAAGCCTGGACTTTGTTTCGATTTCAGTGGTTTATCGTGGTGCTGCCCCGGAAGAAGTGGAAGAAGGGGTTTGCGTTCGTATAGAAGAGGCCATTCAGGATTTGGATGGTATAAAAGAAATTACTTCACGCGCACAAGAAAATGTTGGCAGCGTAACTGTTGAAGTTAAAACAGGATATGATGTTTCTAAAATGATGGAAGATATAAAGTCTCGGGTGGATGGAATAGACACGTTCCCGGTGGAAACGGAAAAGCCGGTTGTTAGTGAAATTGTACGCCGTACACAGGTAATTAATATTGCTATCTCCGGCGAAACCGATAAAAAATCACTAAAAAAATTGGCAGAAGATATCCGCGAAGATTTATTGGTAATGCCGGAAATAACCCAGGTTTCCATTACAAATACCCAACCGTATGAAATTTCAATTGAAGTGAGCGAAGATGCGTTGCGCAGCTATGGTTTAACATTTGATGAAGTTGCCCGTGCTGTAAAAATGTCGTCTCTGGATTTGCCTGGTGGGTCTGTAAAAACTTCGGCTGGGGAAATTTTGTTACGCACAAAAGGTCAGGCCTATGTTGGGGAGCAATTTGAGGAAATAGTTTTACGCAGCTTTCCGGATGGGACGCGGCTTTATTTAAAAGATGTAGCAAACATTGATGATGGTTTTGCAGACACAGATCAAAATGCGCGTTTTGATGGAAAGCCGGCAGCCATGGTACAAATTTTCCGGGTTGGTGACGAGAGTGCTTTGGATATTGCTGAGGTGGTAAATGAATATGTTGAAGCCAAACAAAAAAAACTGCCTGCAGGATTAAACCTAACAACATGGCAAGATGATACCCGAATCTTAAAAAGCAGAATTGACCTGTTATACAGAAACGGCCGCATGGGTATATTTTTAGTTTTTATCGCTTTGGCCTTATTTTTAAAACTACGTTTGGCCGGCTGGGTGAGCGTTGGTTTGCTGATCTCATTTTTGGGCGCTTTGTGGGTAATTCCGCATTATGATGTTTCAATAAACCTAATATCCCTTTTTGCATTCATTTTGGTTTTGGGGGTTGTGGTGGACGATGCAATTATTGTAGGTGAGAATATTTATACAATGATTGAAAAGGGAAAACCACCTTTGGAAGCCGCTATTGAAGGTGCCAAACAAGTAGCTGTTCCGGTAACCTTTGCTGTTTTTACAACTTTTGCAGCCTTTGCACCTTTGTTAATGGTGGAAGGGATGTTCGGTAAATTTATGAGGGCAGTCCCCGTAATTGTGATTGCAACTTTGGCATTTTCATTGATTGAATCTTTGCTGATTTTACCTGCGCATTTGGCTCATTCAAAAATAAATCCTGAAAAAACATCTGAAGGCTGGTGGCAAAAAATTCAGGCCAGGTTTTCCAATAAACTTAAGTGGTTTATTGAGACAAAATATAAGCCAAGCCTTGAATTTGCTTTGAGATGGCGTTACGCAACTATGGCTGGTGGTTTGGCCATGCTGTTTATTAGTTTTGGACTTGCAAAAGGTGGTTGGTTATCGTTTACTTTTTTTCCACAGGTTGAAGCAGATAATGTTGTAGCATTATTAACTATGCCACAGGGAACTCCGGTTGAAAAAACTGCTGAGGCGATGGATCAAATAGAAAAGGCTGCATTACAACTGGACAAGGAGTATCAGGACGAAGGTAATGATGGCGTCTTCCGTCATGTTTTAACCTCCATTGGTGAACAACCCTTTAAAATTCGTCAAAGCAGGGGAGAGGTAAATGGAGGAGCTGGCTTGACCGGTGCTCATCTTGGTGAGATAAATATTGAGTTGCAGCCCTCTGAGGAACGGACCATCACAAGTGAAGAAATAGCTAAAAGATGGCGCGAGCTGGTTGGGTCAATCCCGGATGCAGTTGAACTTACTTTTACTTCTTCTCTTTTTTCTACGGGTGATGCTATTAATATAGAATTTTCAGGAAATGATTATGATGCTTTAAATGCTGTATCTGCTGAAATGAAGAAGCAATTGACAACATATCCCGGTGTATTTGATATTTCTGATTCTTATCGCGCAGGCAAGCAGGAAATTAAATTACAAATTACACCCCAAGCACAGGCATTAGGTTTAACACTTTCAGATTTGGGCAGACAAGTTCGACAGGCTTTTTACGGAGATGAGGCTCAACGCATCCAGCGCGGACGCGATGATATTCGGGTCATGGTTCGTTATCCCGCATCAAAAAGACGTTCCTTAGCTGATTTGGAAAATTTGAGGATTAGAACACCTAAAGGCGGGGAAGTACCGTTTTCTGTGGCAGCTGAAGTTGAGTTTAGCCGTGGATTTGCGGCAATCAGCCGTAGGGATAGGCGTAGAACGCTATCCGTGACAGCAGATGTGGATGACAAGCAAACTACACCCGATGAAGTTCTAAACAGTTTGAAGGCCGCTTATCTCCCTGAGCTAATGGAAAAATATCCTGGAATAAAATACTCTCTGGAAGGTGAACAAAGAACACAAAAAGAAACCATGCAAGGTTTAATGAAAGGTTTTGCCGTGGCAATGCTTGTTATTTTTATCTTGCTGGCAATTCCTTTTAAATCATACATCCAACCTTTTATAGTTATGAGCGCAATACCATTTGGCATTATTGGTGCTCTTATTGGCCATCTTATTTTAGGATTTGGATTAACAATTTTATCCATGTTTGGTATTGTTGCTTTAACCGGCGTAGTTGTAAATGATAGTTTGGTGATGGTTGACTTCATTAACCGGTCCCGTGCCAGTGGATTAAGAATCAGTGATGCAATCCGTGAGGCTGGTATTGCACGTTTCAGGCCGATTCTTTTAACATCCGTAACAACATTTTTAGGATTGTTGCCGCTCTTGTTTGAAACAAGTGTTCAGGCACAATTTCTAATTCCGATGGCAATTTCCCTGGGATTTGGGGTTTTATTTGCTACCTTTATAACATTAATCCTTGTACCGGTTATTTACCGCAGCCAGGAAGATGTTAAGGTTGGTATTAAAAGACTATTAGGAAAAAAGGTGGAACCTGAAAGGGTTTTAACCTGA
- a CDS encoding efflux RND transporter periplasmic adaptor subunit, with amino-acid sequence MSDKTRKIFMPIIIIFVGLIITAVLVLAQEEPEQVKPEAYKPLVRYQVAAKSNVQINVSSQGTVVPRTQSNVVSQVGGQIVSVSPRFAAGGFFNKGEIMLQIDRTDFILAKTKAELQVAQAELRLAREKEEAKLAKSEWEKVGTGEPSKLVLREPQLKEAIASLNAAKAGLEQAIIHLKRTEIRAPFASRIRSKSADVGQVINPGTPLGQIYAIDYAEVRLPLPDAELEFVDLSYSGSATKKTGVKLSTVFAGKKHSWDAQLVRLEGEIDPKSRMVHVVARVSDPYAKKAADNRLPLSVGMYVSAEIEGREYENVYDIDRSALRGKSNIWVIDNDNKLYIRPVTILRQEEGRIIVNGGIDDGEKICLSPLDAMIDGMDVRIEE; translated from the coding sequence ATGAGCGACAAAACACGAAAAATATTTATGCCGATAATAATTATCTTTGTTGGATTGATTATTACTGCTGTTTTAGTATTGGCGCAGGAAGAACCGGAGCAGGTAAAGCCAGAGGCTTATAAACCTTTGGTCCGCTATCAGGTAGCTGCAAAAAGCAATGTGCAAATTAATGTTTCTTCCCAGGGAACTGTAGTACCGCGTACGCAAAGCAATGTTGTATCACAAGTGGGAGGACAAATTGTCTCTGTTTCTCCACGTTTTGCCGCAGGTGGATTTTTTAATAAAGGCGAAATTATGCTACAAATCGACCGCACAGATTTTATCCTCGCGAAAACCAAAGCAGAGCTTCAAGTGGCACAAGCTGAGCTTAGGCTGGCCCGTGAAAAAGAGGAAGCCAAGCTGGCAAAATCTGAATGGGAAAAAGTTGGAACAGGTGAACCATCAAAATTAGTTTTACGGGAGCCTCAACTTAAAGAAGCCATTGCAAGCCTCAATGCTGCAAAAGCCGGATTAGAGCAGGCTATTATTCACCTAAAACGAACTGAAATACGTGCACCATTCGCTTCAAGAATCCGATCCAAAAGTGCCGATGTAGGACAAGTTATAAACCCAGGAACACCGCTTGGTCAAATCTATGCCATCGATTATGCCGAAGTTCGCTTGCCATTACCGGATGCAGAACTTGAATTTGTAGACCTTTCTTACAGCGGATCTGCAACAAAAAAAACAGGGGTTAAATTATCTACGGTTTTTGCGGGGAAAAAACATTCCTGGGATGCGCAGCTTGTTCGGCTTGAAGGCGAAATTGATCCCAAAAGCAGAATGGTTCATGTAGTTGCCAGAGTTAGTGATCCTTATGCAAAAAAAGCTGCAGATAACAGACTGCCTCTTTCGGTGGGAATGTATGTAAGTGCTGAGATAGAAGGACGTGAATATGAAAATGTTTATGATATCGACCGATCGGCATTGCGTGGTAAAAGCAATATCTGGGTGATTGACAATGACAACAAATTGTACATACGTCCGGTAACAATTTTACGCCAGGAAGAAGGAAGAATAATTGTAAATGGCGGCATAGACGATGGTGAAAAGATTTGCCTTTCCCCATTGGATGCTATGATTGATGGGATGGATGTACGGATTGAAGAATAA
- a CDS encoding efflux transporter outer membrane subunit: MKYKPLFLTTFVMSVLFSCSPEIKHPDLKVEFPEKWLDSTQTYAYIDSAWWEGFGDEKLDSVIATAFEHNYSLQAAAARMEAAEAQATIAGADLYPSISISGSGVRQKRSLVGFPSNPNFSLPEHLNTFGTSANVAWELDLWGRVRNARSAAGASFEASKADYDGFKLSLAAQTIKAWFAAIDASKQLELSQSNFESYQLSQERILARYEKGLRPSLDYRFSRSSVAAAESQMYQRIQQSDQSKRQVEFILGKYPAAKIELSKKLPMEIGDIPEGIPADLLQRRPDIIAAERRLAASQCNVSAAKAALFPSIRLTGSYGTSTDDLSEILNMDFSVWSIAANVLQPVFQGGKLRANVKLNEALQKQAFAAYANTVLLAYSEVELILAADQFLRKQEAATKISRDEAVAAKELSEDRYYKGLVDIITFLDASRQANNAESQLLTIRRLRLENRVDFYVALGGEAN, from the coding sequence ATGAAATATAAACCATTGTTTTTAACAACTTTTGTAATGTCTGTTCTTTTCTCATGTTCCCCTGAGATAAAGCACCCGGATTTAAAAGTTGAGTTTCCCGAAAAGTGGCTGGACAGCACTCAAACTTATGCTTATATCGATTCTGCCTGGTGGGAAGGATTTGGTGATGAAAAACTTGATTCTGTGATTGCAACAGCTTTTGAACATAATTATAGCTTGCAGGCAGCTGCAGCACGCATGGAAGCCGCTGAAGCACAGGCAACCATAGCAGGTGCTGACCTTTATCCAAGTATAAGTATTAGTGGTTCCGGTGTTCGCCAAAAAAGAAGTTTGGTTGGGTTTCCTTCTAATCCAAATTTTTCACTGCCAGAACATTTGAATACTTTTGGCACTTCGGCCAATGTAGCCTGGGAATTGGATTTGTGGGGCCGAGTGCGAAATGCCCGTTCAGCAGCCGGTGCAAGTTTTGAAGCGTCAAAAGCGGATTATGATGGATTTAAACTATCATTAGCAGCACAAACAATAAAAGCCTGGTTTGCCGCGATTGACGCATCCAAGCAATTAGAACTTAGCCAATCCAATTTTGAAAGTTATCAATTATCTCAGGAGCGGATTTTAGCCCGCTATGAAAAAGGTTTGCGCCCATCACTGGATTATCGATTTTCACGAAGTAGTGTGGCTGCAGCAGAATCGCAAATGTATCAGCGTATACAGCAATCTGACCAGAGTAAAAGACAAGTTGAATTCATTTTAGGGAAATATCCTGCTGCAAAAATTGAGCTAAGCAAAAAACTGCCAATGGAAATAGGAGATATCCCAGAAGGGATTCCTGCGGATTTGTTGCAACGCCGCCCCGATATTATTGCCGCAGAGCGACGATTGGCTGCCTCACAGTGTAATGTTTCCGCTGCCAAAGCTGCATTGTTTCCTAGTATCCGGCTTACCGGGTCTTACGGCACAAGCACAGACGATCTGTCAGAAATCCTCAATATGGATTTTTCAGTTTGGAGTATTGCAGCCAACGTGTTACAACCTGTTTTTCAGGGTGGAAAATTACGCGCAAATGTTAAGCTAAACGAGGCTTTGCAAAAACAAGCATTTGCCGCTTATGCCAATACCGTCCTTCTCGCTTATTCTGAAGTAGAACTAATTCTTGCGGCAGATCAATTTTTAAGAAAACAAGAAGCAGCAACCAAAATTTCACGAGATGAAGCAGTTGCTGCCAAAGAACTTTCGGAAGACCGCTATTACAAAGGACTGGTTGATATTATCACATTTTTAGATGCCAGTCGTCAGGCAAATAATGCAGAAAGCCAATTACTTACGATTCGTCGTTTACGCCTAGAGAATCGTGTAGATTTTTATGTGGCACTTGGCGGGGAAGCGAATTGA
- a CDS encoding TetR/AcrR family transcriptional regulator, which translates to MSRKKDTKTKILDAAEALFSRDGIAKTSLRTIIAKANVNIAAIHYHFGSKKEVISAVYLRRLQPINEKRLAKLQEMKEQAGEEKLDLEEIIKAFLLPILICESVSKNEREKMRKLFSHVQTEPDEVAHIMDMFKDVFEQYTMAIAEVLPQLSKDDLTLRFMFMIGVMGSIMNKNIFHNKLSKIDEKTPFEVFLNKAIKFVAAGFKA; encoded by the coding sequence ATGAGTAGAAAAAAAGATACAAAAACAAAAATACTAGATGCTGCTGAAGCGTTATTTAGTCGAGACGGGATTGCCAAGACTTCATTAAGGACAATTATTGCAAAAGCGAATGTTAATATTGCTGCCATTCATTACCATTTTGGTTCTAAGAAAGAGGTGATATCAGCAGTTTATTTGAGACGTTTGCAACCAATAAATGAAAAACGATTAGCAAAGTTGCAGGAAATGAAGGAGCAGGCTGGTGAAGAAAAACTTGATCTTGAAGAGATAATAAAAGCTTTTCTGTTGCCAATATTAATTTGTGAATCTGTTTCAAAAAATGAACGTGAAAAAATGAGGAAATTGTTTAGCCATGTTCAAACAGAACCAGATGAAGTTGCACATATTATGGATATGTTTAAGGATGTTTTCGAGCAATACACAATGGCCATTGCAGAAGTATTGCCACAACTATCTAAAGATGATTTGACCTTGCGCTTTATGTTTATGATTGGAGTTATGGGTAGCATAATGAATAAAAATATCTTTCATAACAAACTTAGTAAGATAGATGAAAAGACGCCGTTTGAAGTTTTTCTTAATAAAGCAATAAAGTTTGTTGCTGCAGGTTTTAAAGCATAA
- a CDS encoding zinc-binding dehydrogenase — MRVVRIHKHGGVDNLKIDNLETPKPAPNEVLVKIKYAALNHLDIFVREGFPGIPLPLVLGSDGAGEIVEVGSEVENYTTGDEIINVPFRIPLDDPLVKRNQENLSSKYTIPGEHSNGCQAEYVSIPQEFILHKPKNISWEEAAAFPLASLTAYHMLIAKVNLQKGQWVLIYGASSGVGSAAIQIAKAISANVITTVGSKEKAEMAKKLGADYTINYNEEPIGKTAKEISGGIDIVFEHTGEKTWRDSLRCLKIGGKVVTCGATTGPFVNIDLRALFIKQQQIIGSTMGTMQDMKKVCELVAQKKLKPVVGKIFDFEDIKLAHEWLESGKQFGKVLLRF, encoded by the coding sequence ATGAGAGTTGTTCGAATTCATAAGCATGGTGGTGTTGATAATTTGAAGATTGATAACCTTGAAACTCCTAAACCGGCCCCAAACGAAGTTTTGGTCAAAATAAAATATGCGGCACTAAACCATCTGGATATATTTGTACGTGAAGGTTTCCCCGGCATTCCCTTACCTTTGGTTTTGGGCAGCGATGGCGCAGGAGAAATTGTAGAAGTTGGTTCAGAAGTAGAGAATTATACAACAGGCGATGAAATAATAAATGTCCCTTTTCGCATTCCTTTAGATGATCCATTAGTAAAAAGAAACCAGGAAAACCTATCTTCTAAATATACAATACCCGGCGAACACAGTAATGGATGCCAGGCAGAGTATGTTTCAATTCCGCAAGAGTTTATTCTGCATAAACCCAAAAATATAAGCTGGGAGGAAGCAGCAGCTTTTCCGTTGGCATCGTTAACGGCCTACCATATGCTTATTGCAAAAGTAAATCTTCAAAAAGGACAATGGGTATTAATATATGGTGCTTCAAGTGGTGTTGGCAGTGCAGCAATTCAAATTGCTAAAGCGATTAGTGCAAACGTAATTACAACAGTTGGCTCAAAAGAAAAGGCAGAAATGGCAAAAAAACTTGGGGCTGACTATACTATAAATTACAATGAAGAACCGATCGGCAAAACAGCAAAAGAAATAAGCGGCGGTATTGATATTGTATTTGAGCACACGGGTGAAAAAACCTGGCGAGATTCCCTCCGTTGTTTAAAAATTGGTGGTAAAGTTGTAACCTGCGGTGCAACGACCGGGCCGTTTGTAAACATTGATTTGCGGGCCTTGTTTATAAAACAACAACAGATTATCGGATCAACAATGGGAACAATGCAAGATATGAAAAAGGTTTGTGAACTTGTAGCTCAGAAAAAACTAAAGCCAGTTGTTGGCAAAATATTTGATTTCGAAGATATTAAATTGGCACATGAATGGCTAGAATCAGGTAAACAGTTTGGAAAGGTTTTATTGAGATTTTAA